In the genome of Sphingomonas naphthae, one region contains:
- a CDS encoding DUF4350 domain-containing protein yields the protein MTGTVAPTRRSRAMRLPLLASLFLATAAPGQQPTQQQAADPQADTSVAHPAYPAAQGPLVAIDQGHGEFHTLAGRYAPFAAVLRADGYRLAAIETPLSAETLTGVSVLVIANATARGSWQPAEIDAVHRWVEGGGSLLLIADHMPFGAATNPLAERFGIHFDNGFAFQKNRGPESFTRRNGLLLDGPLTAAHGHQKAIDEVYAFTGTAFTAPPSATIVMRLGPGWSILSPAIPWQFDGAPSRPSTEADLRGAILDIGKGRLAVFGEAAMFTAQRSVRGGTMGFNYPKATKNKAFLLNTLHWLSRTG from the coding sequence ATGACCGGAACCGTAGCGCCGACCCGCCGTTCCCGCGCCATGCGACTGCCCCTCCTCGCGAGCCTCTTCCTCGCCACCGCAGCCCCCGGCCAGCAGCCGACCCAGCAACAGGCCGCCGATCCGCAGGCCGACACCAGCGTCGCCCACCCGGCCTATCCCGCCGCGCAGGGCCCGCTCGTCGCGATCGATCAGGGGCATGGCGAGTTCCACACGCTCGCCGGCCGCTACGCCCCCTTCGCCGCCGTCCTGCGCGCCGACGGCTACCGCCTCGCTGCGATCGAGACGCCGCTCTCCGCCGAGACGCTCACGGGCGTGTCGGTCCTCGTCATCGCCAACGCCACCGCGCGCGGGTCGTGGCAGCCGGCCGAGATCGATGCGGTGCATCGCTGGGTCGAGGGCGGCGGATCGCTGCTGCTGATCGCCGATCACATGCCCTTCGGCGCCGCGACCAATCCGCTGGCCGAGCGGTTCGGGATCCATTTCGACAATGGCTTCGCCTTCCAGAAGAATCGCGGCCCGGAATCCTTCACCCGCCGCAACGGCCTGCTGCTCGACGGCCCGCTCACCGCCGCGCACGGGCACCAGAAGGCGATCGACGAAGTCTATGCCTTCACCGGCACCGCCTTCACCGCGCCGCCGTCGGCCACCATCGTCATGCGGCTCGGGCCGGGCTGGTCGATCCTGTCGCCCGCCATTCCCTGGCAATTCGACGGCGCCCCCTCGCGCCCCTCGACCGAGGCGGACCTGCGCGGTGCCATCCTCGATATCGGCAAGGGCCGGCTCGCGGTGTTCGGCGAGGCGGCGATGTTCACCGCCCAGCGCAGCGTGCGCGGTGGCACGATGGGCTTCAACTACCCGAAGGCGACGAAGAACA